The region ACAGCTTTTATTAGTATTTGCTAGCTTTTGCCAGCGTTTATTAAAAGTAGAGGGATGACGCTAGGAATCAATGACTTAGTAGTATGCTCGCACAATGAGTTCTGTGCATTAACTATTGCGTTTGTTCCAGAGCACAAATCTATTAATGGTGTATATAAAAAAGGAGAGGGTTATGAGTACGCAAGAAACAGGGGCGTTAATCGAATCAGTTAATAACATGACTGCGGCGGTCGCGGGCAAAATGGGCGAGATAGACGGTGCGTTAAACAGTAAATTAGCTGAGTTGACGCAAAAAGCTAACGAGATTAACCAGAGTGTACTCAACTCAGTAGGTAAAACTACGGAAGTGCGTTATCTCGATCCCATTAATGGCGATGATGCTAACGATGGTAAAACCTTAGCAAGCGCTTACCGGACATTAAAACATTGTGTTGAAAATACTCGACATCATGTATTGGTCGTCAGAGTGGCAGCGGGTGCCATCGTTGAGCTTAACGCTCGGGTTCATTGTTATAGTGATGTATTGCGAATCGAAGGCATTGATGGGCAGAAATATACGCTTAGGCAGCGTTTACGTGACGATCTTGATTCAAATGAAAAGGAAGTGGGTCATGACGTGGCGATGATAGGCGGTGGGGATATAAATATTATTGACTGCAACTTAGAAACGGCGGTTTCGAGTAACCCTGGCACTCACTATATGTTTTGGGGGCACCAAGCATATATTCAGAAGTTTCAATTCTCGAACTGTAAAATTACCATCAATGATTTTCCTGTTAGTTTTCAGATCGGAAAGATAAATTTATATAGTTGTTTAATCGAGTCGGGGACAGCCAGAGAGGTTAAGTTTTTGATGCATCATAATCCCTTTATTTTGACTGCGTCATCGCTCAAGTCAGATAAAGATATCTCTGATTATTTCGGTATATATGATGACCAGAGAAACGTGCTCACTAACTTAACTCCTCAGCAGTTAAGCCAAAGTAAACACTTGTAAGTACTCTCGGGTACTTATAAATACTTGTAAGTGCTTGTAAGTAAATTAAATCCTATGGGAGTAATAGTATGTTAGTAATGGATGAAGAGCAAAACCTCAATACCGATGAATGTGTCGCGAGTATCAGATGTAATAACAAAAATTACATCAATGTGAGCCGAGAATTTGCCCTCGAACATGGGGTGCCGGCGGAGGTATTCGATGCGGCTCTGGCCGCCCAAAAAGCGGCACAACAAGCCGCACCGCAAGTAGACTAACCCACCGCCTATTTGGCGGTTTTTTTATAGCTAAAAACCAGTAACCCTATTGCAGGCTTACTGTTTTTTTTGTATCCGGAGGCCTAATGGCAACCTTATCCCAAGCGCCTTTAACCAAGGCGCGTCAGCGCTATAGGGTATTAGCGCCTTATCAGTGCCCTAACCGTCAACATTGGTATCAAGTCGGTGATGACGTCGAGCTGCTGGCTTGCGAAGCGAGTTTTTTACTCTTGGCGCATAAAATATCAGCGCCAATATCAAATCACGTAGCTAACAACATATCTAACCACACATCTAACAAGACAGTGGCCAGTAACGTGGATAAAAACACGCCATTGGCCAGTCAACAACAAGGAGAAAAATAATGCCAGAGATTGCATCATTTGTGCATAACGGTATCAGTGTCATGAGTCATCCAGCGCCGCCACCAATGGGGCCGCTCGGGGGGATAGTCTTGGGTGTCGTGGGCACTGCGCCTGATGCCGATCCGCTATTGCCAAAAAATAGCCCGGTGCGTATTGCAAATCTTGGTGATGCAGCCAAGTTAGACATGGCGGGCACCGAACGCGGGACGTTATGGCGCACCTGCTATGAGATTTTCCGTCTGGTCTCAGTGCCCATTTATGCGGTGATTGTCGAAGAGGGGGCTGATACCGAGGCAACCACCAGTAACGTAATTGGTAAAGTGGATGCAGCCACAGGTCAGCGCTTGGGTATTCAAGCTCTGGCTGATTGCATGGAAATCCCGACTCACATTGCAGCGCCTGGTTTTAACACTAAGCCGGTGGCCGATTCTCTTGCCGCCATGGGCAAGCGTTTATTTGCTGTGCCGGTCGGTGATGGGCCCAATACCAATGATACTGCGGCGGTGGATTACTCCAAGAGTTTAGGCGGTGCGGGTAGCGGCTATGAGGCTTTTTACATGGTCGATCCTCAAGTGGCGGTGTACAGCCAAGCGGCGAAGGGTAAGGTGTACTTTTCAGCGGCCGCGATTGCGCTGTCATGTTTTGCGCGGGTGAAAGCCTGGGAAAGCCCAGCCAAGGGTGGCATGGGCGCATTGATTGAGGGCACTGCCCGCACCATTGATTACAACATTATGGACAAATCAACCAATGGTGATTTGTTGAACAAACATGGTGTGTCGTATTTTGCACGAACTTCAATGGGCGGTTTTTCCCTGATTGGTAATCGCTGTGTGATGGGGCGTTTTGTGTCTCAGGTAGGCCTTGAGTACGCCATCGTGCGTAAGTTGGCCAAGACAGCTCAGCGCGCCATGGCGCGTAACCTCAGTAAAACGTTTATGGAGCAAGAGATCACCAAGCTCAATGTTTGGCTTAAATCTCTGCAGGCTGATGAAACCATTATGGGTGCCCAAGTGTATTTGCATCCAACGCTGAACAGTGTCGACAATTACCTTAATGGTGAATGGCACATTGCGATTAAATACCACGGCTATGCGCCTAATGAACACATGGTTTATCACTTAATTGAAGATGTCGGCATTGTCGAATCATTCCTAGAAGGAGTTTTATAATGGCAGGACAACGCTCACGCATTACTCGACATGGCATGGTTAACGGTCAGCCGTTAGTCAAAGAATTGGACGAGTTTAACGCACCAGAAATCAAAAAGGTGATGCAGGAAACCCGTGGTGGTGCTTTTATTCCAGGTGAAATCATGGTGGGTCTGGAGAAAATGAACAGCAAGTTTAAAGTCAAGGGCGCTAACCAAGAGTTGTTGGCGGCGTTTGGGTTGGCTGCTGGTGAACTTTGCCAAGTTGATGTGAAAGAATCTCAACAAGATGAAGACGGCAATAATTTTGCTATTGCTTACAGCCTAACCGGTGAAGTGATTTCGATTACTGAGTCAGCCAGTAAAATGGGCGAGTTGCCAGATCAAGAGCTGGAAATGGCCATCAGTGCCTATAAAAAGACAGAAAGTGGCAAAGTGATTTATGACATTGACCGTAATGCTCAGATCCTTAACTTAGGCAATGGTGATTTGATGGCAGTACATCGCCGTAATATCGGTATGCCTTAACCCATATTGTTAATTTAAGTCATGACAGCACAGCCTCAATCCTTTGATTGGGGCTTTTTTCTAGGAGTACCAAATGTATGTTTCAAGCTAAAACACACGACCTTAACTGGCCGATTGATGATGATAAAAGCCAAGCCGTTAACACGGTTGTGATCAAGCCTTTGACCATGGGCCAGCACCGTGAGCTCAGCAAAGCCCACAAAGGCAAGGACACCGTTTTACTGCGCGCTTGTATTAGCGCCAGCACCGGCTTAAGTCTGGTGGAACTCAAACGGCTCATTACCCCAGATTACAATAGTATCCAAGACGCGGTGTTAGGGCTGATGCAATCGACAGCTATCGAGCTGATGGCGTCCGATGAAGCGAATTTACATGAACCTGTGTTGTTGGTGCCTTTTCAAGGTGATGACGGCCAAGATAAAACCACATACAAGTTGCGCCCACCGTCAGTGGGCACCACTGATTTGATGGATGCCCATGATGATGAGTGGGATCGCACGTTATTTATTAGCACCAGTTGCTCAGGCTTTAGTCGTGACGAACTGGCGCGCATGAGTTTGCCTGATTGGAATCAGCTGCAGGAGCGGCTTATTGATTTTTTGCAAAAATCGGCGGACTGCTTTCGCCGCGAGACGTTGAAGTCTTAACGGATGTGATCCCTCTGGTTTACCACGTAAACCCGAGTGAAATATTGGGCTGGCGCATTGATGAAGCCATGCGTCGTTACCATCTAGCAGTGGCAAAGCTGGGTATTAAAAAGAGGTAGACCGTGGCTGATACTAATATTTCCATTGCAGCGGTAGGCAAATTTAGTCGGCCCATCGAAAACGCTGTCAAGCGTGTGGGCCAGGTAAAGAGTGCAGTGTCCGAGCGTGGTAGCAGCTTGACAGCGTTAGCGGGAAAGCTAAAACGAGTGTTGAGTGTTAAGGGATTATCTTCTAGATTGCATGATACCCGTGAAGCATTAAGTCAAGCTAAGCGAGCAACAGATAACGTCACTCAGTCCGAGTCTAAGGCTAAGTCTAAGCCTAAGCCTAAGGCGATCAAGCTTGTTAAGCTGCACTCGAGTGCCCTTGGATCAGGCTCTGCGCAGATAATGGCTGCGCGTAAAGAGCTGATCAAACTGACTCAGGCAAAAAAGTCATCAGCAAGGTTATCTGAGCAGGTATTGAAAAAACAGCGTGTGGCCATTAAGAAGGCCAACAAATCCACGAATAAATTAACCAGTAGTTATCAAAAGCAATCCCAAAAACTGAGCGGTTTACAGCATGATATTGGCGCGGCGAGTGTCAAGTTGGATGGGTTGTCTACGGCAGAGTTATTGCTAGCAAACATAACAGCGCAAGCGAATAAGGCCTTAGATCAGCAGGCGCTAAAGCTGAAACAAATTCACCGCCTTAAGGACAGTACTCAGGACAGTGCTAAGAACAGTACTAAGAATAAAGTCGAAGCCAGAAATACCCCCAAGGGTGATCAGTTTGGGCAGACTCGTGTGCCCAGTAAATCATCAGCCGACATCACCGCGAATGTCAACGGGGCCACTGGTGGCGTGACTGCTGGTGGCCAAAAGCCAGACAATAAGCAGCCAGGCAACAAACAGATCGTAGGTAAACTGGCTGGTGCGTTGGTGACACAATGGACCCGTGATGCGGGGGCTGGGGTTGCAGCACTTATCAGTGAACGTGCCAATGCGGCGGCTGCAACAGTGGGGGAGTGGGCAGGGGCTGACAGTATGCTGGGGCCGTTGGCCGATGGGGTTGCCGCTGCGATGAGTCAGTTGGCTGACGATGGCGTTGGGGTTGCCAGTGAATGGGCGGGTGCCCGCGCGGGAGAGTTGGCTGACACGGCGGTGAGTCAACTGGCGAGTGCGGGTGATCAACTCCGCTCTGTGCTGCAGCCTGATAAGCCGAGCAGTAAACCAAATGGTAAGCCAGTGGTTAAGCAGTCGGGTGTTAACATTGCTGATATTAAGCGTGTTACTGCTAATAACAGCACTAACATCAGCACTAATACCAACACTAATACCAGCACTAACACCAACACCAACACTAATACCGCGACTAATGCAGCGACGAATACTCACCCTGGCAGGGCGACGAATACCACCACTAACACTGCTAGAACACTTGATACACCGAGCAATGCTGGCATTAGCAAGCTTGACACAAGCAAGGTTGGCACTCAGTTAAGCGTCGGCAATATCACTGCTGATCTTGTGACAGACTTGGCCAGTAATGCGGGGGCTGGGGTGGCGACACTTATCAGTGAACGTGCCAATGCGGCGGCTGCAGCAGTGGGTGAGTGGGCTGGGGCTGACAGTATGCTGGGGCCGTTGGCCGATGGCGTCGCCGCTGCAATGATTCAGTTGGCTGACGATGGCGTTGCGGTTGCCAGTGAATGGGCGGGTGCCCGCGCGGGAGAGTTGGCCGACACGGCGGTGAATAAGCTGGCGAGTGCGGGTCATTTGACTCGCTCTGCTAATACCACCACTAATACAAACAATAATGCAGCGACGAATACTCACATTGGCAGGACGACGAATACCGCCACTAATACTGGTACAAATACCGCCAAGAATACCGCGTTTACTAGCACCACTAATACCGGCACTAATACCACAAGAAGACTTGATGCGCCGAGCAATGCTGACATTAGCAAGCTTGACACAAGCAAGGTTGGCACTCAGTCAAGCGTCGGCAATATCACAGCTGATCTTGTGACAGGCTTGGCCAGTAATGCGGGGGCTGGGGTGGCGACACTTATCAGTGAACGTGCCAATGCGGCTGCAGCAGTAACTGAGTGGGCTGGGGCTGACAGTATGCTGGGGCCGCTTGCCGATGGGGTAGCCGCTGCGATGAGTCAGTTGGCTGACGATGGCGTTGCGGTTGCCAGTGAGTGGGTGGGTACTCAAGCGGGAGAGTTGGCCGACACGGCGGTGAATAATCTGGCGAGTGCGGGTAAGCGGCTCATTACAGGTAACCAGACGGGGAGTGGCACGCCGACGGGTGTGGTTGAACGGGAAAAATTAGCGAAACCTACATTGGCTAGTGCAATAGTGCAAACCTCTCGAAGTGCTAATGTAGCATCAACAGCCATTGGTAAACTTAACCGTAAACTACAGGCTTTAGCTGCCAATGCTGGTGACTATCGTTCTCGTCGAAAACGACCGTCAAAACGTCCGAAGCGGCGACCATCAAGACGATCGAATCTTCGACGACCACCAAACCAACTAAGTGCAAATCAAGCAAGTGCAAATCAACTTAGTTCAAGGCAATTAGGTCCAAGGCAGCTTGGTTTACATCAAACAAGTTCACATCAAGCAAGTCCAAACCAAGCAAGTCTAAGACTTAGCTTAGCGAGCGTCGACAGGCGTGTCGAAAGCAATGTCGAACGTTTACCGGCCAGTGGTGTGCCCAGAGCAGAGGTGAGCGACAATCTGTTACCGAAAAACATGCTTGCTAAGTTGAGCGATACCGCGGGTAAGGTATTTAAACCCCTTAACTTAGTCTTACAGAGTGCTGAATTAGCCTCAGCGGTAGCTGAGGGCGATGGTGAACAAATCGGTGCGGTTGCTGGCGATATGGCTGGTGGTCTTGGCGGCGCTGCAGCTGGCGCCATGATGGGGGCTGCGATTGGTTCTGTGGTGCCATTGTTGGGCACCGCTGTCGGTGGGCTGATAGGCTCTGTTGTTGGCGGCTTGAGTGGCAGCGCTGTGGGAGAGTGGGCCGGCAGTAACCTTGGGGCTTGGTTTAGTGAGGATAAAACCGAACAAGCCGCCCCATCGGCGATTGCGGAACAATCTAAGTTGTTGGGGCAGGTGACTCAGTCGGTTAATTTTGCCCCTGTTATTCAGATAACCCCCTCGGGGAACCCAGCTTATGATCGTAATGTTAGTGATGAACTCATGGCGAGAATCAAGGTAGAGCTGAGTCCTATGTTGTTGGGTAATATTGACGTGGCTGCTCGTGCCGATAGCAGCTTGTCTGATAGGAGTGATACATGAGACAAATGATGTCTTTAGGAGGGTTTGTCTTTTCCCTCAGTGAGGGTACACCATACGAAGGTTTGCAGCGCAGCAGTGATGGCGGGTGGGTAACCGTGCCTCGATATGGCCAAAAACCCATGAGTCAAAACACAGGGCAGCAGCTAGAAAACATCAACATAACCGGTACCTGGTTTCGTGGTGAAGGTATGCTTAATGTGGACAAACTTAGATCTTTACAAGCTAAACGCGAGCCGCTGGTGCTTACTGATGGCTATGGCAATAACCTTGGGTTGTGGATCATCAAGCGCTTACAAGAGAAGCAAGATCGTATTATTGATGACGGTACTGCGTTTATTCTTGGTTTTACTCTTGATTTGGAGGAATACGCCAGT is a window of Shewanella sp. VB17 DNA encoding:
- a CDS encoding phage major tail tube protein — its product is MAGQRSRITRHGMVNGQPLVKELDEFNAPEIKKVMQETRGGAFIPGEIMVGLEKMNSKFKVKGANQELLAAFGLAAGELCQVDVKESQQDEDGNNFAIAYSLTGEVISITESASKMGELPDQELEMAISAYKKTESGKVIYDIDRNAQILNLGNGDLMAVHRRNIGMP
- a CDS encoding phage tail protein — protein: MPEIASFVHNGISVMSHPAPPPMGPLGGIVLGVVGTAPDADPLLPKNSPVRIANLGDAAKLDMAGTERGTLWRTCYEIFRLVSVPIYAVIVEEGADTEATTSNVIGKVDAATGQRLGIQALADCMEIPTHIAAPGFNTKPVADSLAAMGKRLFAVPVGDGPNTNDTAAVDYSKSLGGAGSGYEAFYMVDPQVAVYSQAAKGKVYFSAAAIALSCFARVKAWESPAKGGMGALIEGTARTIDYNIMDKSTNGDLLNKHGVSYFARTSMGGFSLIGNRCVMGRFVSQVGLEYAIVRKLAKTAQRAMARNLSKTFMEQEITKLNVWLKSLQADETIMGAQVYLHPTLNSVDNYLNGEWHIAIKYHGYAPNEHMVYHLIEDVGIVESFLEGVL
- a CDS encoding phage tail assembly protein, with protein sequence MFQAKTHDLNWPIDDDKSQAVNTVVIKPLTMGQHRELSKAHKGKDTVLLRACISASTGLSLVELKRLITPDYNSIQDAVLGLMQSTAIELMASDEANLHEPVLLVPFQGDDGQDKTTYKLRPPSVGTTDLMDAHDDEWDRTLFISTSCSGFSRDELARMSLPDWNQLQERLIDFLQKSADCFRRETLKS
- a CDS encoding phage tail protein; this translates as MRQMMSLGGFVFSLSEGTPYEGLQRSSDGGWVTVPRYGQKPMSQNTGQQLENINITGTWFRGEGMLNVDKLRSLQAKREPLVLTDGYGNNLGLWIIKRLQEKQDRIIDDGTAFILGFTLDLEEYASESRS